One Micromonospora eburnea genomic region harbors:
- a CDS encoding DUF6642 family protein produces the protein MARGGVFCVEGQWHRDLNERGSVLPTLELLERLGRIRFIHKDAATRDELFYFIDRWLLKQYADYRVGFFAMHGEPSRLCLTDWDSVELADVAERMAGRCEGRRLYFGSCSVLRASDAALRDFLDVTGAALVCGFTREVDWVESAAFETVLLDVLANGQRHNAAELRMGSAHWAPLASYLGFRVIYANGRAWRAAARPRVPAQPAPGRASARPR, from the coding sequence TTGGCGCGAGGTGGCGTCTTCTGCGTCGAAGGGCAGTGGCACCGGGACCTCAACGAGCGTGGTTCCGTCCTGCCCACCCTGGAACTACTCGAACGGCTGGGCCGGATCCGCTTCATCCACAAGGACGCCGCCACCCGCGACGAGCTCTTCTACTTCATCGATCGCTGGCTGCTCAAGCAGTACGCCGACTACCGGGTCGGCTTCTTCGCCATGCACGGCGAACCCAGCCGGCTCTGCCTCACCGACTGGGATTCCGTGGAGCTGGCCGACGTCGCCGAGCGGATGGCCGGCCGCTGCGAGGGCCGACGGCTCTACTTCGGCAGCTGCTCGGTGCTGCGCGCCTCCGACGCCGCGTTGCGGGACTTCCTCGACGTGACCGGGGCGGCGCTGGTCTGCGGCTTCACCCGGGAGGTGGACTGGGTCGAGTCGGCCGCGTTCGAGACCGTGCTGCTCGACGTGCTGGCCAACGGGCAGCGGCACAACGCTGCCGAACTGCGGATGGGCTCCGCGCACTGGGCGCCCCTCGCCTCGTACCTCGGTTTTCGGGTGATCTACGCCAACGGCCGCGCCTGGCGGGCGGCGGCCCGGCCCCGGGTGCCCGCCCAGCCGGCCCCGGGCCGGGCGTCCGCCCGCCCCCGCTGA
- a CDS encoding D-Ala-D-Ala carboxypeptidase family metallohydrolase, with protein MRVNLLKRLVVTLALAIPGAAVASVVAAPAAHADGCYTWKRTLAPGSSGDDVRQLQIRVAGWAGYRKIVHVDGRYGAETVAAVRRFQSAYGLHADGIAGPQTFAKIYELQDNDCTPSHFSYAELDNGCGTGGWTGGPLSASATRTNALRLMWKLEALRHSLGDKPVYVNGGFRSSTCNRQVGGASDSQHLYGNAADLTSRTSSLCRLAQEARSHGFSGIFGPGYPGHSTHVHVDARRENNADKSANTITWSASRCGI; from the coding sequence GTGCGCGTCAATTTGCTGAAACGGCTGGTCGTCACGTTGGCACTGGCCATACCCGGAGCCGCCGTCGCCTCGGTCGTCGCCGCGCCGGCGGCCCACGCCGACGGCTGCTACACCTGGAAGCGGACCCTGGCCCCGGGCAGTTCCGGAGACGACGTCCGCCAGTTGCAGATCAGGGTGGCCGGCTGGGCCGGGTACCGGAAGATCGTTCACGTCGACGGCAGGTACGGCGCCGAGACGGTGGCCGCGGTCCGCCGGTTCCAGTCGGCGTACGGGCTGCACGCCGACGGCATCGCCGGCCCGCAGACCTTCGCCAAGATCTACGAGCTACAGGACAACGACTGCACCCCGAGCCACTTCAGCTACGCCGAACTGGACAACGGCTGCGGCACGGGCGGCTGGACCGGCGGCCCGCTCTCGGCGAGCGCAACCCGGACGAACGCGCTGCGCCTGATGTGGAAGTTGGAGGCGCTGCGCCACAGCCTCGGCGACAAGCCCGTCTACGTGAACGGCGGCTTCCGCAGCTCCACCTGCAACCGGCAGGTCGGCGGCGCGTCGGACAGCCAGCACCTCTACGGCAACGCGGCCGACCTGACCTCGCGTACCTCGTCGCTGTGCCGGCTGGCCCAGGAGGCCCGCAGCCACGGCTTCAGCGGGATCTTCGGCCCCGGCTACCCCGGCCACAGCACCCACGTCCACGTGGACGCGCGTCGGGAGAACAACGCCGACAAGAGCGCGAACACGATCACCTGGTCCGCCTCGCGCTGCGGGATCTGA
- a CDS encoding NAD(P)-dependent oxidoreductase, whose translation MGSIVVFGAGGTAGSRIAAEAVGRGHRVTAAVRRPEATSYLPAGVRTVTGDATSARSIRELAEDADVFVVAIGGGERELWRDAARTLVDTLRELPDPPRVIHVGGGATLLTPKGTPYLDEPDFPEEYRDAALGQADALAVYRSSADGVTWTYVSPPPLEFHPGERTGHYRTGTDQPVTDDQGRSVLTYEDLAVAIVDEIERPRFSNARFTAAY comes from the coding sequence ATGGGCAGCATCGTCGTGTTCGGCGCCGGCGGGACCGCGGGCTCGCGGATCGCCGCCGAGGCGGTCGGGCGGGGTCACCGGGTCACTGCGGCGGTACGCCGCCCGGAGGCGACCAGCTACCTTCCGGCCGGGGTGCGTACGGTGACGGGCGACGCGACGTCCGCGCGCAGCATCCGCGAGCTGGCCGAGGACGCCGACGTGTTCGTGGTGGCGATCGGCGGCGGCGAGCGGGAGCTGTGGCGCGATGCCGCTCGGACCCTGGTCGACACGCTGCGGGAACTACCCGACCCGCCTCGGGTGATCCACGTCGGCGGCGGGGCGACGCTGCTGACGCCGAAGGGCACCCCGTACCTGGACGAGCCGGACTTCCCCGAGGAGTACCGGGACGCGGCGTTGGGCCAGGCCGACGCTTTGGCCGTCTACCGTTCCTCGGCTGACGGGGTGACCTGGACGTACGTCTCCCCGCCGCCGCTGGAGTTCCACCCCGGTGAGCGGACCGGCCACTACCGCACCGGCACGGACCAACCGGTGACCGATGACCAGGGCCGGTCGGTGCTCACCTACGAGGACCTGGCGGTGGCGATCGTCGACGAGATCGAGCGGCCGCGGTTCAGCAACGCGCGCTTCACCGCGGCCTACTGA
- a CDS encoding sensor histidine kinase, translating into MTSAAVPEYPWLLPGALASPAKAARRTTRDWLVDTLCFLLAVGWLLLAVDDARSPQPDIALNAGPAWLVPADLVVGVLACGALWFRRRWPVGLAVAMLPLTLGSVTAALAVLIILFTVVVHRPFPVAAALAGANLVTSMVINQLRPDPSMSFWLAMIWTAVIFGLVMAWGMFVRARRQLVLSLHDRAERAEAEQQLRVAQARQLERTRIAREMHDVLAHRISLLSLHAGALEFRPDAPPEEIARAAGVIRGSAHSVLQDLREVIGVLRTDGDGAESRVPDRPQPTLADVPALIEECRAAGMRVTLSDEVAVPETVPAAVGRSAYRIVQEGLTNARKHAAGTTVAVGLAGGPGDGLTVEVRNRWPVSDVPGPAIPGTGTGLIGIAERVNLAGGRLEHGRDDSGDFRLAAWLPWPA; encoded by the coding sequence ATGACCAGCGCCGCCGTACCGGAATACCCCTGGCTGTTGCCGGGGGCCCTCGCCTCACCGGCGAAGGCGGCGCGGCGGACGACCCGGGACTGGCTGGTCGACACCCTGTGCTTCCTGCTCGCCGTCGGCTGGCTGCTGCTCGCCGTCGACGACGCCCGCTCGCCACAGCCCGACATCGCGCTGAACGCCGGCCCGGCCTGGCTCGTCCCGGCCGACCTGGTGGTGGGCGTGCTGGCCTGCGGGGCGCTCTGGTTCCGCCGGCGCTGGCCGGTCGGCCTCGCCGTGGCCATGTTGCCGCTGACCCTCGGCTCGGTCACCGCGGCCCTGGCTGTGCTGATCATCCTGTTCACCGTCGTGGTGCACCGGCCGTTCCCGGTCGCGGCGGCGCTGGCGGGCGCGAACCTGGTCACCAGCATGGTCATCAACCAGCTGCGCCCGGACCCGAGCATGTCGTTCTGGCTGGCGATGATCTGGACCGCGGTGATCTTCGGTCTGGTCATGGCGTGGGGGATGTTCGTCCGGGCGCGCCGGCAGCTGGTGCTGTCCCTGCACGACCGCGCCGAACGGGCCGAGGCCGAGCAGCAGTTGCGGGTGGCGCAGGCCCGGCAACTGGAACGCACCCGCATCGCCCGGGAGATGCACGACGTCCTCGCCCACCGGATCTCGCTGCTCAGCCTGCACGCCGGGGCGCTGGAGTTCCGGCCGGACGCGCCGCCGGAGGAGATCGCCCGGGCGGCCGGGGTGATCCGCGGCAGCGCACACAGCGTCCTGCAGGATCTGCGCGAGGTGATCGGGGTGCTGCGTACGGACGGCGACGGCGCGGAGTCGCGGGTCCCCGACCGCCCGCAGCCGACCCTGGCCGACGTGCCGGCCCTGATCGAGGAGTGCCGGGCTGCCGGGATGCGGGTCACTCTCAGTGATGAGGTCGCCGTGCCGGAGACGGTGCCCGCGGCGGTCGGGCGCAGCGCGTACCGGATCGTGCAGGAGGGGTTGACCAACGCCCGTAAGCACGCGGCGGGCACCACGGTCGCCGTCGGGCTGGCCGGCGGACCGGGCGACGGCCTCACCGTCGAGGTCCGCAACCGGTGGCCGGTCAGCGACGTCCCCGGGCCGGCGATTCCCGGCACCGGCACCGGCCTGATCGGCATCGCTGAGCGGGTCAACCTGGCCGGCGGCCGGCTGGAGCACGGGCGCGACGACTCGGGCGACTTCCGGCTCGCCGCCTGGCTGCCGTGGCCGGCGTGA
- a CDS encoding PPOX class F420-dependent oxidoreductase, which yields MARTIATNTRVDRDALIEFLRPRHRVVLMTTRADGRPQSSPVSGGIDADGRLVISTYPERAKVANIRRDPRVSACVLSDEWNGPWVQVDGTAEVLDLPEALEPLVEYFRSISGEHPDWDEYRQAMVRQGKSLIRITIDAWGPIATGGFPARLAD from the coding sequence ATGGCACGCACGATCGCGACCAACACCCGGGTCGACCGGGACGCCCTGATCGAGTTCCTCCGCCCCCGGCACCGGGTCGTCCTGATGACGACCCGCGCCGACGGTCGGCCGCAGTCCTCCCCGGTCTCCGGTGGAATCGACGCCGACGGTCGGTTGGTCATCTCCACCTACCCGGAGCGGGCCAAGGTGGCCAACATCCGCCGCGACCCCCGGGTCTCCGCTTGCGTGCTCTCCGACGAGTGGAACGGGCCCTGGGTGCAGGTCGACGGCACCGCCGAGGTGCTCGACCTGCCGGAGGCCCTGGAGCCGCTGGTGGAATACTTCCGCAGCATCTCGGGTGAGCACCCCGACTGGGACGAGTACCGCCAGGCCATGGTGCGGCAGGGCAAGTCGCTGATCCGGATCACCATCGATGCCTGGGGCCCGATCGCCACCGGCGGCTTCCCCGCCCGGCTGGCCGACTGA
- a CDS encoding response regulator: MAAVAGVTAGAGADAAPVRVLIVDDDALVRAGLSMILGGAPDVRVVGEASDGAEVPAAVEAYAPDVVLMDIRMPRVDGLTATEALRAAPRSPEVLVLTTFDADEQVLRALRAGAAGFLLKDTPPAEIVQAIRRVAAGEAALSPAVTRKLITHVTATAPAGVGQDPRRERALRLLDGLSEREREVAVALGQGRSNAEIAAELFMSVATVKAYVSRLLAKLDLNNRVQVALLVHDAGLV; the protein is encoded by the coding sequence CTGGCTGCCGTGGCCGGCGTGACGGCCGGCGCCGGGGCCGACGCGGCACCGGTGCGGGTGCTGATCGTCGACGACGACGCGCTGGTCCGGGCCGGCCTGTCGATGATCCTCGGCGGGGCACCGGACGTGCGGGTCGTCGGTGAGGCCAGCGACGGCGCCGAAGTGCCGGCCGCTGTCGAGGCGTACGCGCCGGACGTCGTGCTGATGGACATCCGGATGCCCCGGGTGGACGGGCTGACCGCCACCGAGGCGTTGCGGGCGGCACCCCGGTCGCCCGAGGTGCTGGTGCTGACCACGTTCGACGCCGACGAACAGGTGCTGCGGGCCCTGCGGGCCGGAGCCGCCGGCTTCCTGCTCAAGGACACGCCACCTGCCGAGATCGTCCAGGCGATCCGCCGGGTCGCGGCAGGGGAGGCGGCCCTGTCGCCGGCGGTGACCCGCAAGCTCATCACGCACGTGACCGCCACCGCCCCCGCGGGGGTCGGGCAGGACCCCCGCCGGGAGCGGGCGCTGCGGCTGCTGGACGGGCTCAGCGAGCGGGAGCGGGAGGTCGCGGTCGCGCTGGGGCAGGGCCGGAGCAATGCCGAGATCGCCGCGGAACTGTTCATGAGCGTGGCGACGGTGAAGGCGTACGTGTCGCGCCTGCTGGCCAAGCTCGACCTGAACAACCGGGTGCAGGTGGCCCTGCTCGTCCACGACGCCGGCCTGGTCTGA